A window of the Brassica napus cultivar Da-Ae chromosome A2, Da-Ae, whole genome shotgun sequence genome harbors these coding sequences:
- the LOC106400003 gene encoding protein GLUTAMINE DUMPER 6, giving the protein MRAIPKVEIWKSPIPYLFGGLFLLILLIALALLSLVCTNKKTPSSSSSSNDTNPVGEEDDTGDNKSKIVMVEYLPKIVVILAGEDKPSCLAVPVIPPPSSIYPCNCGNVTVVST; this is encoded by the coding sequence atgaGGGCGATACCAAAAGTAGAAATATGGAAGTCACCAATACCATACCTCTTTGGTGGTTTGTTTTTGCTTATTTTGCTTATAGCTTTAGCATTACTCTCATTGGTCTGCACAAACAAAAAGACTCCttcgtcttcatcttcttctaatGACACCAATCCTGTGGGCGAAGAGGACGACACCGGAGACAACAAATCTAAGATTGTTATGGTGGAGTACTTACCTAAGATCGTAGTGATTTTGGCCGGAGAGGATAAACCTAGTTGCTTGGCCGTTCCGGTGATTCCTCCACCGTCTTCCATTTATCCTTGTAACTGTGGCAATGTTACTGTCGTCTCAACCTAA
- the BNAANNG07890D gene encoding protein SOB FIVE-LIKE 3 — protein sequence MEREECSSSESGWTTYISSPMEDDEQEVTDEVYYEGHITGNDQRKHVNEYENNKDSDDSMASDASSGPSYPQTSNRGRSRECIVLRNGKSESKSKSKSNEDYDHKHNAKNSDNYKCRIKEKKKIESKSKSFKKK from the coding sequence ATGGAGAGAGAAGAATGCAGCAGTAGCGAATCCGGCTGGACTACGTATATTTCTTCACCTATGGAGGATGACGAGCAAGAGGTAACTGATGAGGTGTACTATGAAGGGCATATCACCGGAAACGATCAAAGAAAGCATGTTAACGAGTACGAAAACAACAAAGACAGCGACGATTCAATGGCTTCCGATGCTTCTTCCGGGCCAAGTTATCCCCAAACGAGCAATAGAGGGAGAAGCAGAGAATGTATTGTTTTAAGGAATGGGAAAAGTGAAAGTAAGAGTAAGAGTAAGAGTAATGAGGATTATGACCACAAACATAATGCTAAGAATAGTGACAATTATAAATGTAGgataaaagagaagaaaaagattgAAAGTAAAAGTAAGTCTTTTAAAAAGAAGTAA